In the Chiloscyllium plagiosum isolate BGI_BamShark_2017 chromosome 15, ASM401019v2, whole genome shotgun sequence genome, one interval contains:
- the LOC122557462 gene encoding RNA-binding protein with multiple splicing 2-like encodes MKLITVNRRVHTLFVSGFPMDIKPCELYLLFRPCNGYEGSLIKLTSKQPVGFVIFDSRVGAEATKNALNSIQFDPKHRQTLWLEFAKVNTKIAKSKLTATPNPTNMHPALGTHFIARDSYNLAGTALIAASPEAWAPYPRDRELTPAIPHTAFTCSAAAAATAALHTQTRWYPPFEASPQR; translated from the coding sequence ATGAAGCTAATAACGGTGAACAGGAGGGTCCAtacgctttttgtcagtggctTTCCTATGGATATTAAACCATGTGAGCTTTACCTTCTCTTTCGACCATGTAACGGATATGAAGggtcactgatcaagctaacatcaaagcagccagttggctttgttataTTTGacagcagagtgggagcagaagCAACAAAGAATGCATTAAATAGCATTCAGTTTGATCCCAAACATCGTCAGACTCTCTGGTTGGAATTTGCAAAGGTGAACACCAAGATTGCCAAGAGCAAACTGACGGCTACACCTAACCCCACAAATATGCACCCTGCCTTGGGAACACACTTCATTGCACGGGACTCCTACAACCTTGCAGGAACAGCACTGATCGCTGCATCCCCAGAGGCCTGGGCTCCCTATCCCAGGGATAGGGAACTGACCCCTGCCATTCCACATACTGCGTTCACCTGctctgctgctgcagctgcaacTGCTGCACTTCATACTCAGACGCGCTGGTATCCTCCATTTGAAGCGTCTCCGCAAAGATAG